Proteins encoded in a region of the Pseudomonas putida genome:
- a CDS encoding penicillin acylase family protein, with translation MAAPAFPPFRLRFTTAATLLGMLGLAGCQTGGYQDSVPPTSGVQPLKGLAQNVSVRRNAMGAPLIESSSFHDALFSLGYVHAGDRIEQMVAMRLLAQGRLAELAGSEALDIDRLMRAANLKQSAAQQYADASPRLKRFFEVYARGVNAYLFRYRDKLPAALASSGYRPEYWKPEDSALIFCLYAFSQSVNLQEELSALTLAQKTGSDKLAWLLPGAPDEPLAESEVDKLKGLNLASQLPGLPALAAASQKLADLDLLGSPGSANLALAPQRSRSGKSLLASDSRAAWALSPVQINTSKYQVAGLSLPGLPIVLAGYNGKLAWSSSAVMADNQDLFIEQLRRQGSQLSYLADGKWLPARARSETFFVRGQRPLREVMYDTRHGTLLAQPDNASLGLALNLPQFKGDRSLDALFDLTRAKNVERAFDSTREVTAAALNFVFAEPEHIGWQVSGRYPNRREGQGLLPSPGWDGRYDWDGYADPMLHPYDQDPPAGWIGHANQRSLPRGYGMQLSSTWYYPERAERLAQLAGNGRHDSRSLMALQNDQVTLLADKLKQMFDAPGMAQPLKQAIDALPAAQRDKARDTLARLKAFDGRLSPVSADAALYELFLQEVARQTFLDDLGPESGPAWQAFVSNARLSFSAQADHLLGRDDSPFWDDRNTPQKEDKPAILARSLASAMDTGIAQLGADRRAWQWGKLHQYRWPAPAYHGLGDAISRSPLAAGGDFSTLALTPYAWGSDFATRLPASARMVVDFGQAEPLQVLTSSGQSGNPASAHYSDGLDAWFKGRFMSLPLQQQNFGRAYGNQRLTLVPGR, from the coding sequence ATGGCAGCCCCCGCCTTTCCTCCCTTCCGCCTGCGGTTCACCACCGCTGCCACGCTGCTCGGCATGCTCGGGCTGGCCGGCTGCCAGACGGGCGGCTACCAGGACAGCGTGCCACCGACCAGTGGCGTGCAGCCACTCAAAGGCCTGGCGCAGAATGTTTCGGTACGGCGCAATGCCATGGGCGCGCCGCTGATCGAAAGCAGCAGCTTCCATGATGCGCTGTTCAGCCTGGGCTATGTGCACGCCGGCGACCGCATCGAACAGATGGTCGCCATGCGCCTGCTCGCCCAGGGCCGCCTGGCCGAACTGGCCGGCAGCGAAGCGCTGGATATCGACCGCCTGATGCGCGCCGCCAACCTCAAGCAGAGCGCGGCCCAGCAATACGCCGACGCATCACCACGGCTCAAGCGCTTCTTCGAAGTGTATGCGCGCGGGGTAAACGCCTACCTGTTCCGCTATCGCGACAAGCTGCCGGCCGCCCTGGCCAGCAGCGGCTATCGCCCCGAATACTGGAAGCCCGAAGACTCGGCGCTGATCTTTTGCCTATATGCCTTCAGCCAGTCGGTGAACCTGCAGGAAGAACTCAGCGCCCTGACCCTGGCGCAGAAAACCGGCAGCGACAAGCTGGCCTGGCTGCTGCCTGGGGCCCCCGACGAGCCGTTGGCCGAAAGCGAAGTGGACAAGCTCAAGGGCCTGAACCTGGCCAGCCAGTTGCCGGGGCTGCCAGCCTTGGCGGCTGCCAGCCAGAAGCTGGCCGACCTTGACCTGCTCGGCAGCCCGGGTTCGGCCAACCTGGCCCTGGCCCCGCAGCGCAGCCGCAGCGGCAAGAGCCTGCTGGCCAGCGACAGCCGTGCCGCCTGGGCCCTGAGCCCGGTACAAATCAACACCAGCAAGTACCAGGTTGCCGGCCTGTCGTTGCCTGGCTTGCCGATCGTGCTGGCCGGCTATAACGGCAAGCTGGCCTGGAGCAGCAGCGCGGTAATGGCCGACAACCAGGACCTGTTCATCGAGCAGCTGCGCCGCCAGGGCAGCCAGCTGAGCTACCTGGCCGACGGCAAATGGCTGCCAGCTCGCGCCCGTAGCGAAACCTTCTTTGTGCGTGGCCAACGCCCCCTGCGCGAAGTGATGTATGACACCCGCCACGGCACCTTGCTGGCCCAGCCAGACAACGCCAGCCTTGGCTTGGCGCTGAACCTGCCACAGTTCAAGGGTGACCGCAGCCTGGATGCACTGTTCGACCTGACCCGGGCCAAGAACGTGGAACGGGCCTTCGACAGCACCCGTGAAGTCACTGCTGCTGCCCTCAACTTCGTGTTCGCCGAACCTGAGCACATCGGCTGGCAAGTCAGTGGCCGCTACCCCAACCGCCGCGAAGGCCAGGGCTTGTTACCTTCGCCGGGCTGGGATGGGCGTTACGACTGGGACGGCTATGCCGACCCGATGCTGCACCCGTATGACCAGGACCCACCTGCAGGCTGGATCGGCCACGCCAACCAGCGCAGCCTGCCGCGCGGCTACGGCATGCAGCTGTCCAGCACCTGGTATTACCCCGAACGCGCCGAACGCCTGGCCCAGCTTGCCGGCAACGGGCGCCACGACAGCCGCAGCCTGATGGCCCTGCAGAACGATCAGGTGACCTTGCTGGCCGACAAGCTCAAGCAGATGTTCGACGCCCCTGGCATGGCCCAGCCGCTGAAGCAGGCGATCGACGCCCTACCGGCAGCCCAGCGTGACAAGGCCCGGGACACGCTGGCCCGCCTGAAGGCCTTCGATGGCCGCTTGAGCCCGGTGTCGGCGGATGCCGCACTGTACGAATTGTTCTTGCAGGAGGTCGCGCGGCAGACCTTCCTCGATGACCTGGGCCCGGAGTCTGGCCCAGCCTGGCAGGCGTTCGTCAGCAATGCGCGCTTGTCGTTCTCGGCGCAGGCCGATCACCTGCTGGGCCGCGACGACAGCCCGTTCTGGGATGACCGCAATACTCCGCAAAAAGAAGACAAGCCCGCCATCCTCGCCCGCAGCCTGGCCAGTGCGATGGATACCGGAATCGCGCAACTGGGCGCCGACCGCCGCGCCTGGCAATGGGGCAAGCTGCACCAATACCGCTGGCCGGCACCGGCCTACCATGGCCTGGGCGATGCCATCAGCCGTTCGCCCCTGGCCGCTGGCGGCGACTTTTCCACCCTGGCCCTGACGCCATACGCCTGGGGCAGCGACTTCGCCACCCGCCTGCCAGCCTCGGCGCGGATGGTCGTCGATTTCGGCCAGGCCGAACCGTTGCAGGTGCTGACCAGCAGCGGCCAGTCAGGCAACCCGGCCAGCGCACATTACAGCGACGGGCTGGATGCCTGGTTCAAAGGGCGCTTCATGAGCCTGCCGCTGCAGCAGCAGAACTTCGGGCGGGCGTATGGCAACCAGCGCCTGACCTTGGTGCCGGGTCGGTAA
- a CDS encoding ligase-associated DNA damage response exonuclease: MDLVIARPEGLYCPPGDFYIDPWRPVDRAVITHGHGDHARTGNGHYLTASPGAGILRSRLGLDIDLQTLPYGERLLHHGVTLSLHPAGHVLGSAQVRLEYQGEVWVASGDYKVEPDGTCTPFEPVACHTFITESTFGLPIYRWPRQSEIFAGINAWWLANREQGKASVLFCYAFGKAQRILHGLNASIGPILVHGAIEPLNRVYRDAGVHLPETRYAGDIPRNDPLLRQALVLAPPSASGSSWMRRFGDYSDAFASGWMLLRGTRRRRGVDRGFVLSDHADWPGLLWAIGQTGAERVMVTHGSVNVLVRYLNEQGLDARAFVTEYGDEDDVPNTGPSP, translated from the coding sequence ATGGACCTTGTCATCGCCCGCCCCGAAGGCCTGTACTGCCCGCCCGGCGATTTCTACATCGACCCTTGGCGGCCCGTGGACCGAGCCGTGATCACCCATGGCCACGGTGACCATGCGCGCACCGGTAATGGCCATTATCTGACCGCCAGCCCTGGTGCCGGTATTCTGCGCAGTCGTCTGGGCCTGGATATCGATTTGCAGACACTGCCCTACGGCGAACGCTTGCTGCACCACGGGGTAACCCTGAGCCTGCACCCGGCCGGGCACGTGCTGGGCTCGGCACAGGTGCGCCTGGAGTATCAGGGTGAAGTCTGGGTTGCATCCGGTGACTACAAGGTAGAGCCCGACGGCACCTGCACCCCGTTCGAACCGGTGGCGTGCCACACCTTCATCACCGAATCGACCTTCGGTCTGCCGATCTACCGCTGGCCCAGGCAAAGCGAAATCTTTGCAGGCATCAATGCCTGGTGGCTGGCCAATCGCGAACAGGGCAAGGCCAGCGTGCTGTTCTGCTATGCCTTCGGCAAGGCCCAGCGGATTCTCCATGGGCTGAATGCCAGCATCGGCCCGATTCTTGTGCATGGCGCCATCGAGCCGCTCAACCGGGTATACCGGGACGCCGGTGTCCACCTGCCGGAAACGCGCTATGCAGGCGATATCCCACGCAACGACCCACTGCTGCGCCAGGCACTGGTGCTGGCCCCGCCGTCAGCCAGCGGCAGCAGCTGGATGCGCCGTTTCGGCGATTACAGCGACGCCTTCGCCAGCGGCTGGATGCTGCTACGCGGTACCCGCAGGCGGCGCGGCGTGGACCGGGGTTTCGTGCTGTCCGACCACGCCGACTGGCCCGGCCTGCTCTGGGCCATTGGCCAGACCGGCGCCGAGCGGGTGATGGTCACCCACGGCTCGGTCAACGTCCTGGTGCGCTACCTCAACGAACAAGGCCTGGATGCCCGCGCCTTCGTCACCGAGTATGGCGACGAGGACGACGTGCCGAACACCGGGCCTTCGCCATGA
- a CDS encoding ATP-dependent DNA ligase: MKAFAMLYLRLDATTSSNAKLEALRDYFGTAPANDAAWAVYFLAGGRPRQLVPTRLLREMATALACLPDWLFEESYQAVGDLAETISLLLPQHIDGSEEGLATWVEQHLLPLRGLPPEHIRQRLPALWAQLDRPSLMVCLKLITGSFRVGVSKLLVTRALAQLAGLDAKRVAQRLVGYTDISHRPTAADYQQLIAPETADEHSQRGGQPYPFFLAHPLQASTDQFDTLLGPPSDWQIEWKWDGIRAQVVKREGQLWVWSRGEELVTERFPELHSLAQTLPDGVVLDGEILVWKPGDTGAELAVQPFALLQQRIGRKTLGKKMLHDAPVVLQAYDLLEWQGEDWRSRPQHERRSQLERLVDEHPLAPVLLSPLLTGPDWADFAHQRELSRSLGVEGLMLKQREALYGVGRTKDMGTWWKWKIDPFSVDAVLIYAQRGHGRRASLYSDYTFAVWDAPAGTPGRVLVPFAKAYSGLTDEEMRKVDTIVRKTTVETFGPVRSVTPTLVFELGFEGIALSRRHKSGIAVRFPRMLRWRLDKPVDEADDLATLQALLA; this comes from the coding sequence ATGAAAGCCTTTGCCATGTTGTACCTGCGCCTGGACGCGACTACCTCCAGCAACGCCAAGCTTGAGGCACTGCGCGACTACTTCGGCACAGCCCCCGCTAACGACGCCGCCTGGGCAGTGTACTTTCTGGCCGGGGGGCGCCCACGTCAGCTGGTGCCTACCCGCCTTTTGCGTGAAATGGCCACGGCCCTGGCCTGCCTGCCGGACTGGCTGTTCGAAGAAAGCTATCAGGCGGTGGGCGACTTGGCCGAGACCATTTCGCTGCTGTTACCGCAGCACATCGATGGCAGCGAGGAAGGCCTGGCCACTTGGGTAGAGCAGCACTTGCTGCCCCTGCGCGGGCTGCCACCCGAGCATATCCGGCAGCGCTTGCCGGCGCTCTGGGCGCAGCTGGATCGCCCCAGCCTGATGGTGTGCCTGAAGCTGATCACCGGGAGTTTTCGCGTGGGCGTGTCGAAGCTGCTGGTCACCCGCGCCCTGGCGCAACTGGCCGGGCTGGACGCCAAACGCGTAGCCCAGCGCCTGGTCGGTTACACCGACATCAGCCATCGCCCCACGGCGGCCGACTACCAGCAACTGATCGCTCCAGAGACCGCCGATGAGCACAGCCAGCGTGGCGGGCAACCCTACCCCTTCTTCCTGGCCCACCCGCTGCAAGCCTCCACCGACCAGTTCGATACCCTGCTCGGCCCCCCAAGCGACTGGCAAATCGAGTGGAAGTGGGACGGCATTCGCGCCCAGGTGGTCAAGCGCGAGGGCCAGTTGTGGGTCTGGTCGCGCGGTGAGGAACTGGTTACCGAGCGGTTCCCAGAACTGCACAGCCTGGCGCAGACGTTGCCCGATGGCGTTGTGCTCGACGGTGAGATTCTGGTTTGGAAGCCTGGTGATACAGGGGCTGAACTGGCCGTGCAGCCTTTCGCCTTGCTACAGCAGCGCATCGGCCGCAAAACGCTGGGCAAAAAAATGCTGCACGATGCGCCGGTGGTGCTGCAGGCCTACGACCTGTTGGAGTGGCAAGGCGAAGACTGGCGCAGCCGACCGCAGCACGAACGCCGTAGCCAACTGGAACGCTTGGTCGATGAGCACCCGCTTGCCCCCGTGCTGCTGTCGCCGCTGCTGACAGGCCCGGACTGGGCCGACTTTGCCCACCAGCGCGAGCTGTCGCGCAGCCTGGGTGTCGAGGGCCTGATGCTCAAGCAGCGCGAAGCCCTCTACGGCGTGGGGCGCACCAAGGATATGGGCACCTGGTGGAAGTGGAAGATCGACCCGTTCAGCGTCGATGCCGTGCTGATCTATGCCCAGCGTGGGCATGGGCGACGGGCTAGCCTGTACAGCGACTACACCTTTGCCGTGTGGGACGCCCCGGCTGGCACGCCAGGGCGGGTGCTGGTGCCCTTTGCCAAGGCCTATTCGGGGCTCACTGACGAAGAAATGCGCAAGGTCGATACCATCGTTCGCAAGACCACGGTGGAAACCTTTGGCCCGGTGCGCAGTGTGACGCCAACGCTGGTGTTCGAGCTGGGCTTCGAAGGCATCGCCCTGTCTCGACGCCACAAAAGCGGTATTGCCGTGCGCTTTCCGCGCATGCTGCGCTGGCGGCTGGACAAGCCGGTGGACGAGGCAGATGACTTGGCGACCTTGCAGGCGCTACTGGCCTGA